Proteins from one Elgaria multicarinata webbii isolate HBS135686 ecotype San Diego chromosome 3, rElgMul1.1.pri, whole genome shotgun sequence genomic window:
- the KEAP1 gene encoding kelch-like ECH-associated protein 1, giving the protein MYSPECQAEVTPSHNGSRTFSYTLEDHTKQAFSIMNELRLSQQLCDVTLRVKYKDIPPADFQAHKVVLASSSPVFKAMFTVGLREQGMEIVPIEGIHPKVMERLVEFAYTASISVGEQCVLHVMNGAVMYQIDSVVQACCDFLVQQLDPSNAIGIANFAEQISCTELHQRAREYIYMHFGEVSKQEEFFNLSHCQLVTLISRDELNVRCESEVFHACINWVKYDCENRRLYVQALLKAVRCHSLTPHFLQMQLQKCEILQSDSRCKDYLAKIFQDLTLHKPTKDAACRVPKVGQLIYTAGGYFRHSLSYLEAYNPCDGSWIRLADLQVPRSGLAGCVVSGLFYAVGGRNNSPDGNMDSDAIDCYNPMTNRWSPCTPMSVPRNRIGVGVIDGMIYAVGGSFGSNHHNSVERYEPERDEWQLVAPMLTRRIGVGVAVLNRLLYAVGGYDGTCRHSSVECYYPERNEWEMIAPMKTIRSGAGVCALNNCVYAMGGYDGTNQLNSVERYDVEAGTWSFVAPMKHRRSALGVTAHQGKIYVLGGYDGDTFLDSVECYDPTTDTWTEVTHMTSGRSGVGVAITMEPCCKQTDKQKCHC; this is encoded by the exons ATGTACTCTCCAGAGTGCCAGGCGGAGGTGACTCCCTCGCACAATGGCAGCCGTACCTTCAGCTACACCCTGGAGGACCACACCAAGCAAGCCTTCAGCATCATGAACGAGCTGCGCCTGAGCCAGCAGCTTTGCGACGTCACCTTGCGGGTCAAATACAAAGACATCCCCCCGGCCGACTTCCAGGCCCACAAGGTGGTGCTGGCCTCCTCCAGCCCCGTCTTCAAGGCCATGTTCACTGTGGGCCTCCGGGAGCAGGGCATGGAGATCGTCCCCATTGAGGGCATCCACCCCAAAGTGATGGAGCGTCTCGTTGAGTTTGCCTACACGGCCTCCATTTCCGTGGGCGAGCAGTGTGTGCTGCATGTCATGAACGGGGCAGTCATGTACCAGATTGACAGCGTGGTCCAAGCCTGCTGTGACTTCCTGGTGCAGCAGCTGGACCCCAGCAACGCCATTGGCATTGCCAACTTTGCCGAGCAGATCAGCTGCACCGAGCTACACCAGCGGGCACGAGAGTACATCTACATGCATTTTGGGGAG GTGTCTAAGCAGGAAGAGTTCTTCAACCTCTCGCATTGCCAGCTGGTGACGCTGATCAGCCGGGACGAGCTGAACGTCCGCTGCGAGTCGGAGGTCTTCCACGCCTGCATCAACTGGGTGAAGTACGATTGTGAGAACCGGCGGCTCTACGTCCAGGCCCTGCTGAAGGCCGTGCGCTGCCATTCGCTCACCCCGCATTTCCTCCAGATGCAGCTGCAGAAGTGCGAAATCCTCCAGTCGGACTCCCGCTGCAAGGACTACCTGGCCAAGATCTTCCAGGACCTCACCCTGCACAAGCCCACCAAGGATGCGGCCTGCCGCGTGCCCAAAGTGGGGCAGCTGATCTACACGGCGGGCGGCTACTTCCGCCATTCCCTCAGCTATCTGGAGGCCTACAACCCTTGCGACGGCTCCTGGATCCGGCTGGCTGACTTGCAGGTGCCCCGCAGCGGCCTGGCTGGCTGTGTGGTGAGCGGGCTTTTCTATGCCGTGGGTGGGAGGAACAACTCCCCCGACGGCAACATGGACTCTGACGCCATTGACTGCTATAACCCCATGACCAATCGGTGGTCTCCCTGCACTCCGATGAGTGTTCCCCGTAACCGGATTGGTGTGGGGGTGATCGACGGCATGATCTACGCTGTGGGTGGCTCTTTTGGGAGCAATCATCATAACAGCGTGGAGAG GTACGAGCCCGAGCGTGACGAATGGCAGCTCGTGGCACCCATGCTCACCCGGCGGATAGGCGTCGGGGTTGCGGTGCTCAACCGGCTCTTGTACGCGGTGGGTGGCTACGATGGCACCTGCCGCCACAGCTCGGTGGAGTGCTACTACCCCGAGCGGAATGAATGGGAGATGATTGCCCCGATGAAAACGATCCGGAGTGGAGCAG GGGTTTGTGCCCTGAATAACTGCGTCTATGCCATGGGGGGCTACGATGGCACCAACCAACTTAACAGCGTGGAGCGCTATGACGTGGAGGCGGGCACCTGGTCTTTCGTTGCGCCCATGAAGCACCGGCGGAGCGCCCTTGGGGTCACTGCCCACCAGGGCAAGATCTACGTGCTGG GCGGCTACGATGGCGACACCTTCCTGGACAGCGTGGAATGCTATGACCCCACCACCGATACTTGGACAGAAGTGACCCATATGACATCTGGTCGTAGTGGAGTGGGCGTGGCCATCACCATGGAGCCCTGCTGCAAACAGACCGACAAGCAGAAGTGCCACTGTTAA